A region from the Corylus avellana chromosome ca7, CavTom2PMs-1.0 genome encodes:
- the LOC132187010 gene encoding staphylococcal-like nuclease CAN2, whose amino-acid sequence MGNALRLLCGQCCKPTAAGDSESLGHHGVSATNVGVSALAQHLLHFEITSQVPEGLSKHVVSSRKAQANWYRKLVEAWRETKPPPRTPEEAARLIIGTLNRHQKEDVEGLLTFYGLPLPHTLVELTSGVPTSLPAGVKYEFETLPVDARAVADGDGMTVYISTTDPRESSCIPSDVQMAAVQRSEARAEKNYAEVKALHKRIIDSGYRVLNFQNNEEILARKCRIRLRGIDAPENSMPYGEEAKEELTNIVQGKCLRVLVYGEDRYGRCVGDVYCNGKFVQELMLKKGLAWHYTDYDQRPEFAKWEKDARAKRVGLWALSNPEKPWQWRKDKREGR is encoded by the exons ATGGGAAATGCCTTGAGGTTACTATGCGGGCAATGTTGCAAGCCCACCGCAGCTGGGGACTCCGAATCACTCGGACATCATGGTGTATCGGCGACCAACGTCGGCGTATCGGCTCTCGCCCAGCATCTCCTCCACTTTGAGATTACCTCCCAG GTCCCGGAAGGACTCAGCAAGCATGTCGTCTCGTCCAGGAAGGCTCAAGCTAATTG GTACAGAAAACTAGTAGAGGCATGGAGGGAAACAAAACCCCCTCCAAGAACACCTGAAGAAGCTGCTAGACTTATCATTGGGACTCTGAACAGACACCAAAAAGAAGATGTTGAG GGTTTATTGACTTTCTATGGTCTCCCTCTTCCTCATACCCTTGTCGAACTTACTTCTGGGGTCCCAACATCATTGCCTGCAGGCGTAAAGTATGAATTTGAGACGTTGCCA GTTGATGCAAGAGCTGTAGCAGATGGAGATGGTATGACGGTGTATATTAGTACAACAGACCCCCGGGAATCATCGTGCATTCCTAGTGATGTACAAATGGCAGCTGTCCAAAGATCAGAAGCACGTGCTGAGAAGAATTATGCAGAGGTTAAAGCACTTCATAAAAGAATTATTGATTCTGGATATAG GGTactgaattttcaaaataatgagGAGATCCTTGCTCGTAAGTGTAGAATTCGACTAAG GGGAATAGATGCACCAGAGAATTCAATGCCATATGGGGAGGAAGCAAAGGAAGAGCTGACTAATATTGTTCAGGGAAAGTGTTTGAGAGTGCTTGTTTACGGTGAAGATCGATATGGCCGCTGCGTAGGTGATGTATATTGCAATGGCAAATTCGTGCAG GAATTAATGCTCAAGAAAGGGCTTGCATGGCACTACACAGACTACGACCAACGCCCAGAATTTGCAAAA TGGGAAAAAGATGCCCGAGCTAAGCGAGTTGGGCTGTGGGCTTTATCGAATCCTGAGAAGCCATGGCAATGGAGAAAAGACAAACGCGAAGGGAGATAG